Proteins encoded by one window of Salmonirosea aquatica:
- a CDS encoding sulfatase family protein, translating into MRRLFQVAFKISFTLALPLAFGSCDKKETTKQPNVIVILTDDQRWDALSFAGNPHLKTPHIDKLAQEGVFFKNYFCTTSLCSPSRASILSGQYAHAHGVVNNFTEYPVDLPSFPRILQDAGYETAYIGKWHMGEDNDNPRPGFDYFVTHKGQGKYWDTEFNINGAGSKEIKGYYTTVVTQMADEWLKKPRTKPFMLILGHKAPHSFYTPEPKYAGTFNDVRIPYPASAFELDDKPEWIRQRLTTWHGIYGPLFDWRKQFPDSSAEAVKDFEAMIHAYWGTILSVDDSVGELYKTLKESGELDNTIFVFTSDNGLLNGEHGMVDKRTMHEPSIRIPLVVRYPGLTPIDQPVMVSKQVLTLDIAPTILELCGAPALKNIHGQSFKRLVQGDTTHWRKAWFYEYNYEKQFPYTPNVRGVRTDDWKYIHYPTGNGSTDQHMAELYHLTNDPGENKNLIDNPAYAGKRDELNAELARLLKETGAEPDRMPLDEGIKSALPDQKIR; encoded by the coding sequence ATGAGAAGACTCTTTCAAGTAGCATTCAAAATCAGTTTCACCCTGGCCCTACCTTTGGCTTTTGGCAGTTGTGACAAAAAAGAGACCACCAAACAACCCAACGTCATCGTCATTTTGACGGACGACCAGCGCTGGGATGCCCTGAGTTTTGCAGGAAACCCTCACCTGAAAACGCCCCATATTGACAAGCTGGCCCAAGAAGGTGTCTTCTTCAAAAACTATTTTTGTACTACCTCGCTCTGCTCCCCCAGCCGGGCCTCCATCCTGAGCGGGCAATACGCGCACGCGCATGGCGTGGTCAACAATTTCACCGAGTACCCCGTGGATCTGCCCAGTTTTCCGCGGATATTACAGGATGCCGGCTACGAAACCGCATACATCGGCAAATGGCACATGGGTGAAGACAACGACAATCCGCGCCCCGGCTTCGATTATTTCGTGACCCACAAGGGCCAGGGGAAATATTGGGACACGGAGTTCAATATCAATGGGGCCGGTAGCAAGGAAATCAAGGGGTACTATACTACGGTGGTCACCCAAATGGCAGACGAGTGGTTGAAAAAGCCCCGCACTAAACCATTTATGCTCATTCTGGGCCACAAGGCTCCCCACAGCTTTTACACTCCCGAACCCAAGTACGCAGGGACGTTCAACGACGTTCGCATTCCCTACCCGGCCAGCGCTTTTGAACTGGACGACAAGCCCGAGTGGATCAGGCAACGGTTGACTACCTGGCACGGCATTTACGGGCCTCTGTTCGACTGGCGCAAGCAATTCCCGGACTCCTCAGCCGAGGCTGTCAAGGATTTTGAGGCTATGATTCACGCTTACTGGGGTACCATTCTTTCCGTTGATGACAGTGTGGGAGAATTATACAAAACATTGAAAGAATCAGGTGAGCTGGACAATACCATTTTTGTGTTTACCTCCGACAACGGCCTGCTCAACGGCGAGCACGGCATGGTGGATAAGCGCACTATGCACGAGCCCAGCATCCGGATTCCGTTGGTCGTGCGGTATCCGGGCCTGACTCCCATCGATCAGCCCGTAATGGTTAGCAAGCAGGTACTGACGCTGGACATCGCTCCTACGATTCTGGAATTGTGCGGCGCCCCGGCACTGAAAAACATCCACGGACAGTCGTTCAAGCGCTTGGTCCAGGGCGACACTACCCACTGGCGCAAGGCGTGGTTTTATGAGTACAATTACGAAAAACAGTTCCCCTACACGCCCAACGTACGCGGCGTACGCACCGACGATTGGAAGTACATTCACTACCCCACCGGCAATGGCTCGACAGACCAGCACATGGCTGAGCTTTACCACCTCACCAATGACCCCGGCGAGAATAAAAATCTCATAGACAACCCTGCTTACGCCGGAAAACGCGATGAATTGAATGCCGAATTGGCCCGGTTACTGAAAGAGACCGGAGCGGAGCCTGATCGGATGCCTCTGGACGAGGGTATCAAATCGGCGCTACCGGACCAAAAGATTCGGTAA
- a CDS encoding alkaline phosphatase D family protein encodes MKRRTFLENSLLASASLSVLPPTSLTKDTSPSQENNASVAYASNWHTLPNRTWVGESLWANRLQDWHLHDGGLECIVRGRNRSVALLTHSLGSERGDFSISTDLRFLNRDDPSDTLGVRIGSKGPIDDYRSAAIYGKGLLLGVRADGKWVVGEKSMDSTLPADVLSKTLTFEIKGEPAGNNQYSLILRLRDDEKPVAETSIGQVPAADLLGGLALVSHGNTPQQQEFAPSARFENWRVEGTKVISNPEQTYGPLYFAQYTLHNGTVKLSALCAPVGTAGGEVVLELKEGGTWKKTATSAVDPVSRIAAFRLTDWQASSPVAYRLTYPLLDHNNQPLPYYYEGSIAPAPAVDKPIWLGLFSCNTDHGFPDNDLRASMLYHTIDAALFLGDQFYEVSGGFGVEASTLDRSILDYMRKWQQFGWSYRDVFRHVPCITIPDDHDVYHGNVWGEGGKAAIPEGSAYIRQDSGGYKMHPDWVKMVDHTQTSHLPDPYDPTPVKQGIDVYYTHWNWGPLSFAIIEDRKFKSAPKNIFPAAAGIQNGFITNLDFKDERYLSAPQAELLGPRQEKFLQEWVTDWKHGARMKILLSQTNFCTLATLPKNSTGDSAVPTLPIPKPGEYVEGDYPTRDMDSNGWPHSKRNKAVDIIRRGFALHLAGDQHIGSVIRYGVDTHDDAGFAFAGPALNNIFPRRWWPTLPANHEPLPGQPAYTGRFEDGFKNKITVHAAASPRLTGLRPAIIHDRATGYGIVKIDPEDRQITFECWKRSADPANPTADSQYDGWPITVNQYDNYGRKPYAYLPQVEVNDQTNAVVQVVNETTNEIEYTLRIKGNSFRPPVFEKGKYTVRVGEPDRDVWKEFKGIRTERNGKPLRVTLG; translated from the coding sequence ATGAAACGCCGTACTTTTCTTGAAAATTCGCTGCTGGCTTCGGCCAGTCTTTCGGTGCTTCCGCCGACCTCTCTGACAAAAGACACCTCGCCCTCACAAGAAAACAACGCCTCGGTTGCCTACGCCAGCAACTGGCATACCCTACCCAACCGTACCTGGGTGGGCGAGAGCCTATGGGCCAATCGATTGCAGGACTGGCACTTACACGACGGCGGTCTGGAATGCATTGTGCGCGGTCGTAATCGTTCAGTGGCCCTGCTCACCCACTCCCTGGGTTCGGAGCGTGGAGATTTTTCGATTAGTACGGATCTGCGATTCCTCAACCGGGACGACCCCTCCGACACATTGGGTGTTCGGATTGGCAGTAAAGGCCCTATCGACGATTACCGGTCGGCGGCAATCTATGGAAAGGGATTGCTTCTGGGCGTGCGGGCCGATGGCAAGTGGGTAGTGGGTGAGAAAAGCATGGACTCGACGCTACCAGCCGACGTACTTTCAAAAACCCTGACCTTTGAAATCAAGGGCGAACCTGCTGGAAATAACCAATACAGTTTGATCCTACGCCTGCGGGATGATGAAAAACCAGTAGCGGAGACCTCGATCGGTCAGGTACCTGCCGCCGACCTTCTGGGCGGACTGGCCCTGGTCAGCCATGGCAATACCCCGCAACAGCAGGAATTCGCCCCCAGCGCCCGGTTTGAAAACTGGCGGGTAGAGGGTACCAAAGTAATTTCCAACCCTGAGCAAACCTATGGTCCACTGTACTTTGCCCAGTATACCCTGCACAATGGTACCGTAAAGCTCTCGGCGCTCTGTGCGCCCGTGGGTACCGCCGGTGGTGAAGTGGTACTTGAACTGAAGGAGGGGGGTACCTGGAAAAAAACCGCCACTAGTGCCGTAGATCCCGTCAGTCGTATTGCGGCATTCCGACTGACTGATTGGCAAGCCAGTTCGCCGGTTGCTTACCGGCTCACCTATCCGTTGCTGGATCACAACAACCAGCCCCTTCCTTATTACTATGAAGGAAGCATCGCCCCGGCTCCCGCTGTCGACAAGCCTATCTGGCTCGGGCTGTTTAGTTGCAATACCGACCACGGATTTCCGGATAATGATCTGCGCGCCAGTATGCTGTATCATACCATCGATGCCGCCTTGTTCTTGGGCGACCAGTTTTATGAGGTTTCCGGTGGTTTCGGCGTGGAGGCCTCCACGCTGGATCGCTCTATTCTGGACTACATGCGCAAGTGGCAGCAGTTCGGCTGGTCCTACCGCGATGTGTTCCGCCATGTACCCTGCATCACCATTCCCGACGACCACGACGTGTACCACGGCAATGTGTGGGGCGAAGGGGGCAAGGCCGCCATCCCCGAAGGCTCGGCCTATATCCGCCAGGATTCAGGGGGCTACAAAATGCATCCTGATTGGGTAAAGATGGTGGATCACACCCAGACCAGCCACCTGCCCGATCCCTATGACCCTACCCCCGTAAAACAGGGTATAGATGTGTACTACACCCACTGGAACTGGGGACCGCTGAGTTTTGCAATCATTGAAGACCGGAAGTTCAAATCGGCCCCCAAGAATATATTTCCCGCCGCGGCGGGTATCCAGAATGGCTTCATCACCAATCTGGATTTTAAGGACGAGCGTTACCTCAGTGCCCCCCAGGCCGAGTTGCTCGGGCCTCGGCAGGAGAAATTTCTTCAGGAATGGGTCACCGACTGGAAGCATGGGGCCCGCATGAAAATCCTGCTCTCGCAGACAAACTTCTGTACATTGGCTACCCTACCCAAAAACTCTACAGGCGACTCGGCCGTACCTACCCTACCTATACCCAAACCCGGTGAGTATGTCGAAGGGGATTACCCTACCCGGGATATGGATTCCAACGGCTGGCCCCACAGCAAACGCAACAAGGCCGTGGATATCATCCGCCGGGGATTCGCCCTGCACCTGGCCGGAGATCAGCACATTGGCTCGGTCATTCGGTACGGCGTGGATACCCACGATGACGCAGGCTTTGCTTTTGCAGGTCCCGCCCTGAACAACATCTTCCCACGGCGCTGGTGGCCTACCCTACCCGCCAATCACGAGCCACTGCCGGGGCAGCCCGCCTATACGGGACGTTTTGAAGATGGATTTAAGAATAAAATCACCGTACACGCGGCGGCCAGTCCACGGCTTACCGGCCTCCGTCCGGCCATTATCCACGACCGCGCTACGGGATACGGTATCGTGAAAATCGATCCGGAGGATCGGCAGATTACGTTTGAATGCTGGAAACGCAGCGCCGACCCTGCCAATCCTACCGCTGACAGCCAGTATGACGGCTGGCCGATCACCGTCAACCAGTACGACAACTACGGCCGCAAACCCTATGCCTATCTGCCTCAGGTCGAGGTCAATGACCAGACCAACGCAGTGGTGCAGGTTGTGAATGAAACTACGAACGAGATCGAGTATACGTTACGGATCAAGGGAAATAGTTTCCGCCCTCCGGTTTTTGAGAAAGGCAAGTACACCGTACGCGTCGGCGAGCCCGACCGGGATGTGTGGAAAGAGTTTAAGGGAATTCGCACCGAAAGAAACGGAAAACCTCTGCGCGTAACACTCGGATAG
- a CDS encoding polysaccharide pyruvyl transferase family protein — MKNSLPQIRIENSSRRNFLTSIPLLTATLLSLDSLASSAKGSSSKAKKELVLRSSWQTVNIGDIGHTPGVLNLLEKYLPEVNVRLWASDVGNGVREMLAKRFPMLEIFTNADKEAVGRALHECDFLLHGSGPSLVARSDVQRWHKETGKPFGVYGITFPGVYSDDPKEMVQANPLDIELLNAAAFAFFRDSVSLDLAKKLGVHNPIMEFCPDGAFAVDLRNDPAADAFMKEHGLEDGKFMCVIPRNRLTPWWEIPSKNRTLDEKKNARNEAMREHDNAPLREAIVAVVRQTPMKILICPEDETQVKLGRQILLDKLPDDVKSKVVWRDHYWLTDEAVSTYLRSAGIFGLEMHSPIMCLGNGIPAIVGRFAEQTSKGFMWHDIGMDEWLFDFDKEEDIARYVPAVLAMAQDPVAARKKAARGQKFVEIRQKATMNLLKKKLPSP, encoded by the coding sequence ATGAAAAATTCACTTCCTCAAATACGGATCGAAAATTCCAGCCGCCGCAACTTCCTCACTTCAATCCCTCTGCTTACGGCCACACTCCTGAGCCTGGATTCGCTGGCGTCAAGCGCCAAGGGATCATCTTCCAAGGCAAAAAAAGAACTCGTCCTTCGCTCGTCCTGGCAAACGGTCAACATCGGCGATATTGGACATACCCCGGGCGTATTGAATTTATTGGAAAAGTACCTACCTGAAGTCAACGTGCGATTGTGGGCTTCCGATGTAGGTAACGGCGTACGGGAAATGCTGGCGAAACGCTTTCCGATGCTGGAGATTTTCACCAATGCCGACAAAGAGGCCGTGGGCCGGGCCTTGCACGAATGCGATTTCCTGCTCCACGGCTCCGGACCTTCCCTCGTCGCCCGCAGCGACGTCCAGCGATGGCATAAGGAAACGGGCAAGCCGTTCGGGGTGTACGGCATTACGTTTCCGGGCGTATACAGCGACGATCCGAAAGAGATGGTACAGGCCAATCCACTCGATATCGAACTGCTCAATGCCGCGGCTTTTGCCTTTTTCCGCGATTCGGTTTCGCTGGATCTGGCCAAAAAGCTGGGCGTCCATAACCCCATCATGGAATTTTGCCCCGACGGGGCCTTCGCGGTGGATTTGCGCAACGACCCCGCCGCCGATGCTTTCATGAAGGAGCATGGCCTGGAAGATGGGAAATTCATGTGCGTCATTCCCCGCAACCGTCTGACGCCGTGGTGGGAGATTCCGAGCAAAAACCGGACTTTGGACGAAAAGAAAAATGCCCGCAATGAAGCTATGCGCGAGCACGACAACGCGCCCCTGCGCGAAGCTATCGTGGCTGTCGTCCGGCAGACGCCGATGAAAATCCTGATTTGTCCCGAAGACGAAACCCAGGTTAAGCTGGGCAGACAGATATTGCTGGATAAGCTACCTGACGACGTAAAATCCAAGGTCGTGTGGCGCGACCACTACTGGCTTACGGATGAGGCTGTAAGTACCTACCTTCGTTCGGCGGGGATTTTTGGGTTAGAGATGCATTCGCCCATCATGTGCCTTGGCAATGGCATTCCGGCCATTGTGGGTCGTTTTGCCGAGCAGACCAGCAAGGGTTTTATGTGGCACGACATTGGAATGGACGAATGGCTTTTCGACTTTGATAAAGAAGAGGACATCGCCCGCTACGTGCCGGCCGTACTCGCCATGGCTCAAGATCCCGTGGCCGCACGGAAAAAGGCCGCACGGGGACAGAAGTTCGTCGAAATCAGGCAAAAGGCCACCATGAATCTTCTAAAAAAGAAACTCCCCTCTCCCTAG
- a CDS encoding glycosyltransferase family 39 protein, whose translation MAKHSHHLIDRLSTNSLTIPILIGCGILLRLFHYLDNRSLWEDEVFLASSLIHMNFTQLASQPLEYQQRAPLGFLWLVRASILCFNNKEMALRLVSLLGGVVSMFLSVPVAKYFLKTSRSQVTALAIVAFAPPLVYHAVEVKQYGTEFLSTVLCLYLYARYHAARSLQPMVLWAVGGAIILWFSFSSLFVLAGIGIAVSLTDLRTKNWRLLTQRAIPFGIWFISFGIVYTLFIRRYPEETWLVQFWRNREAFWPLPPHSIHELVWPLRQTYSLLHYPLGLTWFDLNYTYPFSDAARFLARMPLLPALIGAWGALRLLRYEKRIFLLFAMPVLMALVASALEFYPLSERLTVFLAPIFVLVVAKGIESVEFHFSNPFVKNLVMLALLAAPLMNSARQLINPDLFGDYKKSRQREAMQYLQKNYRPGDVVYVYWNNLPSFRYYEEAYDFHFNTIYGSDVRLVSSDFDSYFKNLGVDFQHLPGHNRLWYLYKPYNGMKIGDIEKQPDWYYHKVDAAGKVLKYLSIFGKGEKVYPPENTDSDVNVYLFKLPETTFPD comes from the coding sequence ATGGCTAAGCACTCCCACCACCTCATTGATCGCCTCAGCACCAACTCATTAACCATTCCTATCCTGATTGGCTGTGGGATTCTGTTGCGTTTGTTTCACTATTTGGATAATCGTTCTTTGTGGGAAGACGAAGTATTCCTGGCATCCAGCCTGATCCACATGAACTTTACCCAACTAGCCTCTCAGCCCCTGGAATATCAACAGCGTGCTCCCCTTGGCTTTCTGTGGTTGGTCAGGGCCAGTATCCTGTGTTTCAATAACAAAGAAATGGCACTCCGCCTGGTTTCTTTGCTGGGAGGTGTTGTTTCCATGTTTCTGTCTGTACCCGTGGCAAAATATTTCCTAAAAACCAGCCGTAGCCAGGTAACCGCATTAGCCATAGTAGCATTTGCGCCTCCTTTGGTATATCATGCGGTAGAAGTAAAACAATACGGAACGGAGTTTCTTTCCACTGTGCTCTGCCTGTATCTGTATGCACGCTACCATGCGGCCCGGTCGCTTCAACCGATGGTACTCTGGGCAGTGGGTGGGGCGATCATTTTGTGGTTTTCTTTTTCTTCTTTATTTGTACTTGCTGGGATCGGGATTGCCGTTTCGCTGACAGACCTTCGAACGAAAAATTGGAGGCTGCTTACCCAGCGAGCCATTCCGTTTGGAATATGGTTCATTAGCTTTGGAATAGTGTATACGCTTTTTATCCGCAGGTACCCCGAAGAAACATGGCTTGTTCAATTCTGGCGAAACCGGGAAGCGTTTTGGCCTTTGCCGCCGCATTCAATCCATGAATTAGTATGGCCCCTCCGGCAGACCTACTCACTTTTACATTATCCGCTGGGGCTTACTTGGTTTGATTTGAATTATACCTACCCCTTTTCTGACGCCGCCCGTTTTTTGGCCCGGATGCCGCTTCTTCCTGCTTTGATTGGTGCATGGGGAGCGTTGAGGCTATTACGGTATGAAAAACGAATCTTCCTCTTGTTTGCCATGCCCGTCCTGATGGCGCTGGTGGCATCAGCGTTGGAATTTTATCCTTTGAGTGAGCGGCTGACGGTGTTTCTGGCGCCCATTTTCGTTCTTGTGGTTGCCAAGGGTATTGAAAGCGTTGAGTTTCATTTTTCCAATCCATTCGTTAAAAACCTGGTCATGCTGGCATTGTTGGCCGCCCCATTGATGAATTCGGCCAGACAATTGATCAACCCGGATTTATTCGGTGACTATAAAAAATCCCGGCAACGGGAAGCCATGCAATATTTGCAAAAAAATTACCGGCCTGGTGACGTAGTGTACGTATACTGGAATAATCTCCCCTCTTTTCGCTACTACGAAGAGGCTTACGATTTTCATTTTAACACGATCTATGGCAGCGATGTTCGGTTGGTATCCAGCGACTTCGATAGTTACTTTAAGAATTTGGGCGTTGATTTTCAACACCTACCCGGCCATAACAGACTGTGGTACCTTTATAAACCCTACAACGGCATGAAAATAGGCGATATAGAAAAGCAACCCGATTGGTACTACCACAAGGTCGATGCGGCCGGTAAAGTATTGAAGTACCTGTCAATTTTTGGGAAGGGCGAAAAAGTATATCCACCAGAAAATACTGATTCTGACGTGAACGTATACCTCTTCAAATTGCCGGAAACTACATTTCCAGATTAG
- a CDS encoding FAD-dependent oxidoreductase gives MKRRSALASLGSISLGISSKDFLLKEKEVPVNVYYSIKKQTLKTDILVIGGGTAGVIAAIQAGRAGKKTILVENVSQLGGTTTTGGVAYPGIFFAWGKQVISGIGWELVKEAVDLNDDVLPNFSIPHGKNHPRHQVRLNGQLYAMLIEEKCVQAGVHIRFYETPTKITPQKNGWLVETIGKGINTEIQCNQLIDCTGNAFATTLAGYPVLREEVTQPGSLMFQIGGYDFEKLDLNLIREKYQEEIKKGTLDKYEFRNNVIGLLKSRGDNISHVMGADSTTSESHTLANIKGRASLLNTVRFLRTLPNLEKLKIIDVQNETAVRETYRIDGHYQISHEDYVTGKMFDDAVSYSYYPIDLHDEKGIIPKHLNEGVVPTIPLRALVPKNSRNLIVAGRCVSSDRLANSALRVQASSMGMGQAAAAAAVLAHTHGTTPLEVPFGELKNLIESHGGIVPGLV, from the coding sequence ATGAAAAGACGCTCAGCCCTGGCTTCACTCGGCTCCATCTCGCTGGGTATATCATCGAAAGACTTTTTGCTCAAAGAGAAAGAGGTACCCGTGAATGTCTATTATTCTATCAAAAAGCAGACGCTGAAAACCGATATTCTGGTGATCGGCGGCGGCACAGCTGGTGTCATCGCCGCTATTCAGGCGGGGAGGGCCGGCAAAAAAACGATTCTGGTCGAGAACGTCAGCCAGTTGGGAGGTACCACCACCACCGGCGGCGTGGCTTATCCGGGGATCTTTTTTGCCTGGGGCAAGCAGGTCATTTCCGGCATTGGCTGGGAGCTTGTCAAAGAAGCCGTGGATCTGAACGACGACGTTCTACCCAATTTTTCTATTCCTCACGGCAAGAATCACCCCCGGCACCAGGTACGGCTCAATGGTCAGCTTTACGCGATGCTCATCGAGGAGAAATGCGTGCAGGCGGGGGTACATATCCGTTTCTATGAAACACCTACCAAAATAACGCCCCAGAAAAATGGCTGGCTGGTGGAAACGATAGGAAAAGGAATCAACACCGAAATCCAGTGCAATCAGCTGATCGACTGTACCGGTAACGCCTTCGCCACAACCTTGGCCGGGTACCCGGTACTTCGGGAGGAGGTCACGCAGCCAGGCTCCCTGATGTTTCAGATTGGCGGGTATGATTTCGAGAAACTTGACCTGAATCTGATCAGGGAAAAGTACCAGGAAGAAATCAAAAAAGGTACCCTCGACAAGTACGAGTTCCGCAACAATGTAATTGGGTTGCTGAAAAGCCGGGGCGATAACATCAGCCACGTGATGGGGGCCGATTCTACTACCTCGGAATCACATACGCTGGCCAATATCAAAGGCCGGGCCTCGCTGCTGAATACGGTGCGTTTCCTGCGTACTTTGCCCAATCTGGAAAAATTGAAAATCATCGATGTCCAGAACGAAACCGCCGTGCGGGAAACCTACCGGATCGACGGTCATTACCAGATTTCGCACGAAGATTACGTGACGGGTAAGATGTTCGATGACGCTGTTTCGTATTCTTACTACCCCATCGACTTGCACGACGAGAAAGGCATCATTCCCAAACACCTGAACGAAGGCGTGGTACCTACCATTCCTTTGCGGGCGCTGGTACCTAAAAACAGCCGAAACCTCATTGTGGCGGGACGTTGTGTCAGCAGCGACCGGCTGGCCAACTCGGCTTTGCGGGTACAGGCATCTTCGATGGGCATGGGACAGGCCGCTGCGGCGGCAGCCGTACTGGCGCACACGCATGGTACTACGCCGCTGGAGGTACCTTTCGGCGAGCTCAAAAACCTTATCGAATCGCACGGGGGCATTGTGCCGGGTTTGGTGTAG
- a CDS encoding RagB/SusD family nutrient uptake outer membrane protein, with protein sequence MKTSKIYRRRLSMLNPGKILLCLTLLVSLGACEDALEENPKFIVVENFFNTAEEVEAAVNAVYIPLRGTNYTVYETTLECQADYAYGRGSWTPLHEHKGLNDANITRVAGLWNAFYLSIRNANLVIANAPNGTSISQANIDKNVGEAKFLRAFNYLQLVRNWAGVPLRTEANMTQNDLRKSPPEEVYTLIVADLLEAEQKLPDQASRVGKPSKWAAKTLLADVYLTLGQYAEARDKADEVIKSNKFSLVPVQSVSDFQTKVFGPELVSTSEEIFYLKYTRQVNQGNYMLWITNHPSTNLFNFGGAYVVYGFTTESFYKNWDSGDIRKALWQPVNIGLGANTLISAKFADANAISQQGAGNDDPVYGLNDVLLIYAEAAARAGNSVTPEAVEALNRVHRRAYGKVPASPSTVDFKVADYTAATFIDRVIQERAYEFLYLGKRYLDLKRIGKVKEAIKAVKGIDVADKHLLWPIPVSELNFNEALDPATDQNPGY encoded by the coding sequence ATGAAAACATCAAAAATATACCGCCGCCGACTTTCAATGTTGAATCCAGGAAAAATTCTGCTTTGCCTAACCCTGCTGGTTTCGCTGGGTGCCTGCGAAGACGCTCTCGAAGAGAATCCTAAATTCATCGTGGTCGAAAATTTCTTCAATACCGCCGAAGAAGTCGAAGCCGCCGTGAATGCCGTCTATATTCCGCTGCGGGGTACCAACTATACCGTGTACGAAACCACGCTGGAATGCCAGGCCGACTACGCCTACGGCCGGGGCAGCTGGACGCCCCTGCACGAGCACAAGGGCCTGAACGATGCCAATATCACCCGCGTGGCGGGCCTTTGGAACGCCTTTTACCTAAGCATCCGCAACGCCAACCTGGTGATTGCCAACGCGCCGAATGGTACCTCGATCAGTCAGGCCAATATTGATAAGAATGTGGGCGAAGCTAAGTTTCTGCGGGCCTTCAACTACTTACAGCTGGTACGCAACTGGGCGGGGGTACCTTTGCGCACCGAGGCCAACATGACCCAGAACGACCTAAGGAAAAGTCCCCCCGAGGAGGTATATACCCTCATCGTCGCCGACCTGCTGGAAGCCGAACAGAAACTACCCGACCAAGCTTCCAGGGTAGGAAAACCGTCGAAATGGGCAGCCAAAACCCTGCTGGCTGATGTGTACCTGACCCTCGGCCAGTACGCCGAAGCGCGCGACAAAGCCGACGAAGTAATCAAAAGCAATAAATTTTCGCTGGTACCCGTTCAATCGGTCAGCGACTTTCAAACCAAGGTGTTCGGTCCCGAATTGGTGAGTACCTCCGAGGAAATTTTTTATCTGAAATACACCCGGCAGGTCAATCAGGGCAACTACATGCTCTGGATCACCAATCATCCCAGCACCAATCTATTCAACTTTGGCGGGGCCTACGTGGTGTACGGTTTCACGACCGAATCGTTCTATAAAAACTGGGACAGTGGCGACATAAGGAAAGCCCTGTGGCAGCCAGTCAATATTGGATTGGGTGCCAACACGCTCATCAGCGCCAAGTTTGCGGATGCCAACGCTATCAGTCAGCAAGGCGCCGGCAACGACGATCCGGTGTATGGCTTGAACGACGTACTGCTCATCTACGCCGAAGCCGCCGCCCGGGCCGGCAACAGCGTAACGCCCGAAGCGGTGGAAGCGCTCAACCGGGTACATCGCCGCGCCTACGGCAAAGTACCTGCCAGCCCTTCCACGGTAGATTTCAAGGTAGCCGATTATACAGCTGCCACTTTTATCGATCGGGTGATTCAGGAGCGGGCTTACGAATTTTTATATCTGGGTAAGCGCTACCTCGATCTGAAACGGATTGGCAAAGTAAAGGAAGCGATCAAAGCCGTCAAGGGAATCGACGTAGCCGACAAGCATTTGCTTTGGCCCATCCCGGTATCGGAACTGAATTTCAATGAAGCCCTGGACCCGGCTACGGATCAAAATCCGGGCTATTAA